A stretch of DNA from Bacillus sp. Marseille-Q1617:
TGTCGTTCACGGCGGGGAAGTATTTAACGAATCTGTCCTCATCACAGATGAAGTGATCGAAAAAATCGAGGAACTCTCAGATTTGGCACCGCTTCATAACCCGGCGAACTTAACAGGTATCAAGGCTTTCAGGAATGTGCTTCCGAATGTACCTGCAGTAGCGGTATTTGATACAGCTTTCCATCAATCCATGCCTGAAAGCTCATTCTTATACAGCCTGCCATATGAGTATTATGAAGATTTCGGCATCCGTAAATACGGATTCCACGGAACTTCACATAAATACGTATCTGAAAGAGCGGCTGAAATGCTTGGACGACCGAAAGAGCAAGTACGCCTGATTTCCTGCCACTTGGGTAATGGTGCAAGTATCGCTGCCATTGAAGGCGGAAAGTCAATCGACACATCCATGGGCTTCACACCGCTTGCCGGTGTAGCGATGGGTACGCGTTCAGGAAACATCGACCCTGCATTGATTCCATTCATCATGGAAAAAACAGGTTCAACGGCTGAAGAAGTACTGAATATCCTGAATAAAAAATCAGGTATGCTTGGTGTTTCCGGGTTCTCAAGCGACCTTCGAGATATCGAACAGCAGGCTTCAGAAGGAAATGAACGCGCGGAGCTGGCACTTGAAGTATTCGCAAATCGTATCCACAAATACATCGGTTCTTATGCTTCCCGCATGTACGGGGTAGATGCAATCGTCTTCACTGCCGGTATCGGTGAAAACAGCACCCTTGTCCGTGAAAAAGTACTTCAGGGCCTTGAATTCATGGGCGTATACTGGGATCCTGCACGCAACAACGTGCGTGGAGAAGAAGCATTCATCAATTATCCGCACTCCCCGGTAAAAGTCATGATCATCCCGACAAACGAAGAAGTCATGATCGCGCGCGACGTGGTCGAAAAAGGAAATATTTAATTATAACAGTTTAAACAGGATCGCCGTATCGGTGATCCTGTTTTTATGTGCGATAGTATAGAAAGTTAAATCACAGAAAATTCACGCCACATTGCTGAAGAACGGAAAGCCGGGAACGATTTATGATATACTAAGATTAATTTCGTAACTGTAAGGAGTGGGAAGATGAGCTGGTCAGATCGGGATAAACAAGTTTGGCAGACAATCAAAGTTTGGAAAGAAGACTTGTATGAATATGAAGCGAATGATTTGGAACATACATATGTTAAATGGCTGGATTACGCATTTGAATCCATTCCGCAAGATGTTCAGGAACAGTTCTTTCAGCGTCTGGACGGCTGGCTGTTTCACATGCATTCCCTCATTCAGGGGTCGCAGATGCAGAATGATGCACGGGAACGGATCCTCGTAACAGCACGTGCCTTCAACCAGGACACCCAGACGATAGAAGACCTTCAATACCTCACGATTGATCAGCTTCACTATATTGCAGAACAGCATGCAGGACGCCACCGCATCTATTCCTTATTTCAAGGCGGCATCACGGGAACAGGCGGCATCGTGGCCCTTGGTACTGACCTGCCGGCAATGGCCGTGATCAATCTTCGTTCCGTACAGCTGATCGCCATTACCTACGGATTTGACGTCCAGACCCCGTTTGAAATGATGACGGCTTTGAAAGTGTTCCATGCGTCCACCTTGCCTTCAAGGCTGCGGGCACTGGCCTGGGAGGATCTCATGGAGGATTTGAATAAGAAGGATACGAATTATTTTTACGACGGTTCAGAACAGCTGACCGATT
This window harbors:
- a CDS encoding acetate kinase, coding for MANKIIAINAGSSSLKFQLFDMPEETVITKGLIERIGLDNAVFNISVNGEKKEEVTDIPDHEVAVKMLLEKLTGFGIIDSLDEIQGIGHRVVHGGEVFNESVLITDEVIEKIEELSDLAPLHNPANLTGIKAFRNVLPNVPAVAVFDTAFHQSMPESSFLYSLPYEYYEDFGIRKYGFHGTSHKYVSERAAEMLGRPKEQVRLISCHLGNGASIAAIEGGKSIDTSMGFTPLAGVAMGTRSGNIDPALIPFIMEKTGSTAEEVLNILNKKSGMLGVSGFSSDLRDIEQQASEGNERAELALEVFANRIHKYIGSYASRMYGVDAIVFTAGIGENSTLVREKVLQGLEFMGVYWDPARNNVRGEEAFINYPHSPVKVMIIPTNEEVMIARDVVEKGNI
- a CDS encoding EcsC family protein translates to MSWSDRDKQVWQTIKVWKEDLYEYEANDLEHTYVKWLDYAFESIPQDVQEQFFQRLDGWLFHMHSLIQGSQMQNDARERILVTARAFNQDTQTIEDLQYLTIDQLHYIAEQHAGRHRIYSLFQGGITGTGGIVALGTDLPAMAVINLRSVQLIAITYGFDVQTPFEMMTALKVFHASTLPSRLRALAWEDLMEDLNKKDTNYFYDGSEQLTDYTWLEGPMKHALKGLAITMFKGKKWSGLPLVSMAIGAGVNYQLSRKITDFAEKYYQYRYLRLKKNQ